One genomic window of Limanda limanda chromosome 16, fLimLim1.1, whole genome shotgun sequence includes the following:
- the LOC133021264 gene encoding olfactory receptor 4B13-like, with protein sequence MENGTNPFYFNFTMFVNIGSYYYVAFVFSLLLYSFIVSANLVIILVISRERSLHEPMYIFIASLSVNSLYGSTGFFPRFLMDLLSDSHLISRPACFSQIYVIYTYASYEFTILGIMAYDRYVAVCQPLHYHRQMTSRTVFNLLVSAWFYPTFFITAVIPLSALLPLCGNEIQRVYCANWNVVKLSCVPTSVNNTVGMFITISIVFLPLFFVLYTYLRIVVVCWKKSAEFKRKVLQSCLPHIVSFVIYSIAGFCDIALSRYDPDELNPFVAVILSLEFVVIPPFLNPLLYGLKLPEIRRHIVRMIPWYKRKSVRTRPQLVS encoded by the coding sequence ATGGAAAACGGCACGAATCCCTTTTACTTCAACTTTACCATGTTTGTGAACATAGGAAGCTACTACTATGTTGCCTTTGTCTTTTCCCTCCTGCTCTACAGCTTCATCGTCTCTGCCAATCTGGTCATAATACTGGTGATCTCACGGGAGAGGTCGCTGCACGAGCCCATGTACATATTCATTGCCTCGTTGTCTGTCAACTCTCTGTACGGCTCCACTGGTTTCTTCCCCAGATTCCTCATGGACCTCTTGTCTGACTCTCACTTGATCTCACGTCCAGCCTGTTTCTCTCAGATCTATGTTATTTACACGTACGCTAGCTATGAGTTTACCATTCTGGGCATCATGGCTTATGATAGATATGTCGCTGTGTGTCAGCCTTTGCATTATCACAGACAAATGACTTCGAGAACAGTTTTTAACTTATTAGTAAGTGCTTGGTTTTATCCAACCTTTTTCATCACAGCGGTCATCCCTCTGTCCGCCTTGCTCCCTCTTTGTGGTAATGAGATACAAAGAGTGTATTGTGCCAACTGGAATGTTGTGAAGTTATCATGTGTCCCCACCTCAGTCAACAATACTGTAGGTATGTTTATAACAATAAGCATagttttccttcctcttttctttgtgctcTACACCTATTTACGAATTGTGGTTGTTTGCTGGAAGAAATCTGCAGAATTCAAAAGGAAAGTATTACAGAGCTGTCTGCCACACATAGTTTCGTTTGTGATTTACTCCATCGCAGGGTTTTGTGACATCGCCTTGAGCCGGTATGATCCCGATGAGCTCAACCCATTTGTGGCTGTGATTCTGTCGCTGGAATTTGTTGTCATTCCTCCATTCCTGAATCCGCTCTTGTACGGGCTGAAGTTACCAGAGATCAGACGACACATTGTACGGATGATACCATGGTATAAGCGAAAATCAGTTAGAACCAGACCACAGCTTGTTTCATGA